The genomic stretch CGTCTTTgcaagtcatatccgagacccatgcgggtgtcacgtgagcgggatcccatcgagggaggcatcgagccctcggaacctaacgaacggttccgacatccgccgtgactgccctcgggtactttttgagatgtgcccataaggccactagccgacccctatcgaacgggGCTCGGACATCCACTCGGATCTACCCGCCTGTAGCTCCCGGGAAGCGCCgtcactcgcccatcgagggtagtacggcatgacccacccctcctccgagcgaaaggaagaatgagggacgtaattacaagacgagaaagaacctgatcgaccctcgcggggaaagggctcgggggcttcctcgcacgatgggaacaggcactacgtgtaaagaacgcGCAACCTATCCCTTAAAACACTCCAGACTAAAGATGTCAAGGggtgaaagcctttgaaggaataacaccattcctccaaaaggctcgggggctacacccggcgggtgcgctcgcgcgcacccctcGGCAACAGTAAAAGGCTCCTAGTCAGCTACAAAGCAGTCCCCGGGGAAGGAACCTCTAAAGAGGTAATCCTaccccttcagaggctcgggggctactgttgggtatcaTAATAAGGGGTACCCAAATCTGAGCAACAAAAAACGCGAAGAAACATACTAATTacaatcatcagggcctcggacgcaacttccgactcgcccgacccctcagggcctcggacgcaagttccgactcgcccgacccctcagggcctcggacgcaacttccgactcgcccgacccctcagggcctcggacgcaagtttcgactcgcccgacccctcagggcctcggacgcaagttccgactcgcccgacccctcagggcctcggacgcaagttccgactcgcccgacccctcagggcctcggacgccagttccgactcgcccgacctctcagggcctcggacgccagttccgactcgcccgacctctcagggtctcggacgccagttccgactcgcccgacctctcagggtctcggacgcaagCTCCGTTTCGCCCAATCCCGTCcaaggctcgggcgccggaccccactctACCTGGGCAACAAGACTTCCCCCGACATGACGGACGCGACGGCCCCCATGAcgcggcagggcaaggcgatgactgtttcaaccaccccagtcactgtggccttacctctgtcactatacacccttacccctgttcactgtagcacactaccgcacagtagaaagggaatggtgaggtaaatcagcaccactgtttgtggtcatttcccactgttgacaggatatgcagcagtaccggcgatccgacccccgcgacccctacagggttcggtaaccctctacaggagtagccatgccgtcaaccatcccacaaggacgagatggaccagcctcagcagggtcgggactgtgtttTCACCATTCAACAGAAGAAATCTACTCTTGTAAAAACTTGTCTTCCCCTTAAGACTATAAAAGGGAagccagggttcacaactgGAGGGGACACGGGTCCAGAACACACGCACGCATACACTACCGTCACACCCTTCCAGAGCAGCTACCCGCACTCTTTCCaccaccaagccgagacctgggacttagccctctctcgcaaccagcttgtaccccctactacaagcgcctttgggtgcaaggttatacagaatctacagccacactggacgtagggcattcttggcccgaaccagtataaactctctgtgtcccacttgcatcaccatccgaatttgggtagtcacgcagacttatactcgtCAGTGCCTAGATCGCGAGTCTAGACTTATACTCGCTATATAAACAACCTCATCTACATTAAATATATAACTCCCCATGACTAGAATAATTTCTCAAGTTCACACAAGTGCCTATTCACATTCTTAACAAAAAAATATGCTAGTCCTTTAATTGTGATGTACATCATCCAATCtaccaaagcccaagaagagcTACTCAACTTAGTAAGTTCAAATTGATCTTCTCCTCCATTCCCTATGGATTCGATATTGaaaccttggaatactccttggaaAATGGCCACAACATCATTGTATGCTTGTGTTATAACTATAAGGCCTGGTTTCCCCAAGTAAACTTTAGTCCCTATCACAtagaatgtttagacacatatatgaagtattaaatatagactatttatgaaactaaaaacatagattgagactaatttgcgagacaaattttttaagtctaattagtccatgatttgatAATGTGCTGCTACCGTAAACATTTGCTAATAATGGATTAATTAagtttaataaatttatctcagAGATTACggagtaatttattttttattagcaTCCGAACACACCATGAGTCACTCCATataacatccgatgtgacatctaaACTTTAGTTCCTACGATCAAACACCCCTTAAGTTAACATAATTGATGCCAACAACGGTGCATCACACATAGTTTCATTGGGCCTCTTGACCATCGGCCCAAATCTCTCCCTTGACCATGATCATCCAAAAATCAATCCATATTTGTATATCAGCATGAAATGAAATTCAAAGTAGATGATCGTCAGCTAGTTTGAAGTAGTATATCCGTGACCAAAGATTTGTCTAGTTTGAAGTAGTATATCCTTATTTAGAAAAGATTGTATGTCAGCATGAGATGAAATGAAATTAAGTGCTGTTTTAGGTTTTTGTGCCACGAGTTTGAcctgatttatagaaaatatatgcaatatttgtatattcaaataaatttattaaaaaactagacttaaatatcttttcaatcataaatattaatattttttaatatataattagttaaagttatttctcgaaAAACgtaaacgacacttattttgggatgaagggagtataTTTGGATATTCTGTTATCAAAGTGTACACATTGAAATTTACACTATCAAGAAGACACTAAACAAAAAATCGAACAGAAAACTGCATTACAATTTGAAATACAATCGTGAACAAACGTTTGCAAAttgaataaaataaataaaccgTTATTTAAAAAGTTTATGAGCATCGATTCCTAGATGATCGATCATtcgtcgtcgtcggctcgtCGGAAATATATCCACAATTTTGTTTTGGGTGCATCTCATTATTGTGGCGCCCTCACCTTACCTTGCCAATCCTGAGGAAGATGGGGTACGTGACGGTCTTCACCTCCTTGCCGTCGCCGCCCCATGCTGCGGCGAACTCCTGCACGGTGTCCTCGTCGAGCAGCTCGACGCCGTTATCCTTGGCCGTCTGGTACGCGGACCATGAGGTGATGTACATGAGGTAGTCATCCAGGTCCATCCGCCGGTGCGTGGAGAACTGGAACGGCCCCGTGTGCGTCTCCCCCTCGACGGGGTCGAACGGGAAGTCGGCGCTCCGGTACTCGTCGTCGACCATCCGGCGGTTGGGCGCCCAGTAGTTCTCCGACCCGTGGTACAGGCGCCAGAACACGGCGTCGACGGCGGCGTCGATGCGTGGCTCGGTGTAGCACCAGGCGGCGAGCACGCCGTGGCCGTGGCGCAGCACGGAGCGCGCCTGCGCGTAGAAGCGCGGGAGGTCGAGCCAGTGGAAGGCCTGCGCGACGGTGATGAGGTCCACGGACGCCGGCGCGGCGACGGTGGCGTGGATCCCCTCCAGCGGCAGGTCCGGCGGGGTGTGGACGTAGCGGACGTTGGGGAGGCGCGTCGCGTAGGCGAGCTGCTGCGCGCTCGTGTCCGTGCCCACCACGGCCTCGTACAGCGTCGCTAGCTGCAAAAGTCATATATATTGAAGCAGAGGCCGGGTCTGTCAGCGTCCGCATGCACGAGAAATTAATCTGGGAGGAGAGCGAGGATGGTCGACTGACCGATGCTGCGGCCTGGCCGTTGCCGGTGCCGACGTCCCAGGCCATGTCGCGGCGAGGGGTCTTGGAGGCGATGAAGTCGAAGAGCTCCGGCGGGTACACCGGCCGCGTCGCCACGTACTGCTTCGCCTGCTTCAGGAACAGGTTCGCCATCGTCTCAGGCTCTCACACACTGTCAATCTCTCTGTATGGACTTTGGAGGCAACTGAAGTTAGATTCGTCGTTTGGTGTAGTAGTGTTTAATTTGACCAGGTTGAAGCGAGAAGAGGCATGCGCGCTCTACTTATACGCAGCGCCGACAGCGACGTTCACCAGGCCGGGGTTGCTTCATGGCAGGTGCCGAGTTGCGCGCAAGCCAAGGCAGTGACCGTTTATTCCATTCCACGGTCACCGGAAGCAGGCTCTTTCCGGCGCGGGGTTCATCGGCCGCTATCCAAACTTTACTGCTCCTACTTGCCTTCCAAATGACCAAATGGATAGGGCACGTGCTTAAAAAAACACGCGAGCGCGTGCAGAGAAGAGAAGAGTCCGTGTGATGGGAGATATGGATAGCCGTTATTCGATCCGGTGAAGGTTACCACAGAGGCCAATATCAATTTGTCGACCAGGCTTGACCCATTTATCTGTCTATAGATAtgtcttattattattgtaTTATTAATTAGTTCTCTAGGCTGATTTGCGGACATAATTATTTCTACATAAAAATAAGGACAATTATTTAATATATTATGACACAAAGATAAATAATAAAGCACAAAAAATAACATTTTACTTGTACTAGTTGGTGATACTAGAGTGTTGTCTGAAATCACCTTAAAATTTACGGTAATGTTGTCCTATAGGTATCCGATGTGTAGTTTCACCTCTAGACGGACGTGTGGCTCATGCTCCTCCACTCACTCTCACTTTATATCCGCCCCTGACTTCACTTTGCTGCTCGAcagtctttcttttttttccttgcGTCTCTCCACTCTCTAGCTCGCTTGTGCCGCTACCTCTCTCTCCATCCTCGACCTTGACGCGGCGACAGCGATGACACTGGCATTTTTGCAAGCTGCCCTCTGTGCTACCGCAACCTCCATGCCACCGAGAGAGAGAGGGCGACGATGGAGGCTTTCTGGTGAGCCGCGCGCTCCGTCCTTCCCTCCCTCTTTCCCCTCTCTCTGGCGACCTCCATGCCACTGGAGAGAAGCTCGACGGTGGTGGCATATCTTACTCTTTTTCCTTTTCTGTGCGCGGGGGGGGTTATGAAGGCCGACGTGAATCGGACATCGAGGCACTAGTAGTACTGTAAAATTTAGGCACGTAAAATATAGAAGAAGTGTACATTTCTTTTCATGAGCTATAAATCACTCTCTCAAATTCTATTAGGTTAGTGTATAGCGTTGTTGTTTGTCAAACGTCAAACTTTGTTGAACGATTGTCAAAAAAACCTTCGCTGAACAAGTTCATAAAACATACATCAGTGCATCTGTTAAAATATTAGGCAAATTCAACAATAATTTAATCTAGAAAAATAACATGATAATTATATCAGTGACATTAAAAATATGTTTATGTGTTCTAAACATGAATGTCATATAGACAAGGCTAACAGTAAGAATCTAACACAAGACCTTACTAAAAAAAAGAAGTTTAGGATTATACCcggctgaaaggtccaaatggctagagaggggtgaatagcctatttaaattttctacaaacttcaactagacaagttgattagtaaaacaaaaggcaaagctattctagcactagcacaactaagctatgcaaaccACTTACACaattctagcaagaaagctaaacactagttacaacaagaaagcacaactagaaacttgctacactcctaaacaagatagctaagctaaacaagctacacaactagcaaggtatgcacataaGTAAAGTAGAGGGgaatgattgttataccaacgttgtaaagtagaaatatagccaatcaatcacaattacaagagaatcctcggcaagagaagacacaagattttttaccgaggttcacttgcttaccggcaagctagtcctcgttgtggcgatacacccatttGATGGATcgtgagctaattggcaatccaaagccaaaccctcagcgggtgccgcacatccactcacaagatggggatcctccaagccacgagcaatccactagagtagccaattgcgatctcccgcgagaaaggctcaagaacccctcacaaatcacttggtgaggctcgaaacaatctccaatcacgagctcaacaccaccgctgctccaagccgtctagggcgtcagaaaacacccaagagtaacaagaaatccacagcaaactcaagaatcaagtgccactagatgcaactctcaatgcaatgcacttgaatctcacttaatctcactaggatttgcaaacaagcaaggagatgagtggagggagtgttctctagctcaatgtatgtctctagTGATCAAATGTGTAAGAGATGCCCTCCTAAAGCCGACCACCTCCTATTTATAAGCTCCTtcaacaaatagagtcgttggctcttttcaatgggctgaaaacgggggcaccggacgctaccaagtgatcaccggacgctcgaaccccagcgtccggtgctcaggggttggccacgtgtccttcttgaatctcgcgtgccagtctctaacggctacctacgaaacaccggacgctctgtaggtccacaccggacgcgtccagtgcaCATCGGACTAAAACTCAGGGAGGTATGCAAactctcggggtcaccggacgctgagcaccggactgttcgtgctcaccggactcatatcCAAAGAggttcgcaaaacgcccgcacaccggacgctgagcaccgaactcactccggtgcgtccggtgcacactgcTTCCTCTGGTCaagtacaccggacgctaaaggccagcgtccggtgagtgtttctcagcgaaaacactcccgcgacttctctggcgcaatagaaaatatacacttatttttctcaaaagcgccgaatctcgcCGAGCaaactcggcgggagggagagaggaacccaaacccctctcaaccctaggactccacctcctttgcaaatgtgctaacaccatcaagtgttcaccaccaaagtgcatgtgtgttagcttttcacaaacattttcacccaaaggaattaagttagcactttactaaattctaatgcatatgctcaagatgtagacctagtagcacttgatttgagagatgaccgtgatttcccctcttgatagtcggctatctatcctaaacccggtcaatcacttctctactcgtcttagaccggcaaaagtaagcCATGCAGATCGAGAAAtgctactccctctatccctaAAAATTTCAATTTATAAAATTCTTACCAGTCAAAcatttttaagtttgatcaaCACTATAAAAAAGaacatcaatatctatgacataaaatgaatatcttatgaaaatatattctatgataaatctaatactACTAATttagtactataaatcttagtatttttttacaaaaattcagtcaaagtttaaaaattttgacttaagacaactctaggaattgaagctttcagAGACAGAAGGAGTACATTGTATGATCCTATTTGGTAGGGTTTCTTACTGGTTTAGGATCATTTGGATTTATGCTAaacaggaaaacataaaacaccTTCACTGGGGAAGCCTTTAAAACCTACTCTTACAGAGGTTTGAGAGTAGAATGAAGCCAAAATTAGTGGCTTCACCCACATTCACCTCGTCCACGTGGAATCAACAAGGACCGAGCCCATTCTACCTTCGTCAAGAAAGAAGTGTGTATGGAGAAGAGAGCTTGTGTGGGACATCGGGCGCACGACTGTTGGGGTCAGGTCCGCCTAGGCACACACGCAGGGGAAGAAGATAAGGATAGGGAAAAAAGATATTTTGGTCCTTTTATTCATTTTCTCCATTATAAGAATCTATTCTGCCAAACAAATTATCAAAATAGCTCCAACTCCACTAGAAAAACTATTCATAGAGCTGAAGCTAAAAAACAACTTTATTAATGAAGTGAAGTCATGCCaaattgggccttgtttagttcacccttgaaagcatctaggcccctaatgagttttggtgattaatgacaatgttaattactatgactaacgtgtgttttgcagaggcaaagtcatttgagttaggtcatggtaatggtgatcGATGGACTAGGTCGTTCATGCCAACTTAatggtggaaatcgtttcggttttcaaagaatggttggacatcgtcaagactagactaggtctaggtgccatatggtgaaaaagggcacttagagtagtttaggactatgttttttcctttgaccgtactattaagggggGCATTGAGAGagtagcttgacctaggcaaggctttaggtttaggtgtggtgcacacttgataaacctagcactaggcagctctgtgagagtccttagatcgagagaacCAAACTTTATTTTGGAAAGTTTGCGATTCGACGAAGTTTAGGTGTTGAGACAGCACCAGACGTAGGCACCGGTGGTGCTGACTTAGGTCAGCGCGTTTGGGtgtctagggttaggcaccggacgcacgcacCGGACTTGCCAGGGTACGtctggtcccatacccaggtaGGTCTGTAGATTGACCTCACACCGgatgctggcaccggactctctaTGGAGCGTCTGGTCCCGTACCTAGAGAGGGTTACATCTTGCCATCTCACCAGATGCGGTCCAGGTGAGTCACCGGGACTCACTGTGGGTGCATCCGGTGCATGGTAGgtgcaagtacagttagccgttaatggggcaccggacgctctgcggaGCACGTCTGGTGCAACATTGAGCGCATCTGGTGCTCCCGTTTTTTGAGGAATTTGGGTGACCGGCCCTTGAacttgatggggagtatttatactcctccacctcgtccgtgggaggtctcttgcccatttgatgaGTTAAGAAACATCTTGTGGtacaagagagaagcaagagcctagaaaggattgagaattgagagATTTTTTGAGTAAATCCTTCTCTAGCGAGTTCCAAGAGtttaagtgtgcatccaccactctctagagccttgtttgggtcaagtgagagttctt from Sorghum bicolor cultivar BTx623 chromosome 3, Sorghum_bicolor_NCBIv3, whole genome shotgun sequence encodes the following:
- the LOC8079614 gene encoding putative methyltransferase DDB_G0268948, with protein sequence MANLFLKQAKQYVATRPVYPPELFDFIASKTPRRDMAWDVGTGNGQAAASLATLYEAVVGTDTSAQQLAYATRLPNVRYVHTPPDLPLEGIHATVAAPASVDLITVAQAFHWLDLPRFYAQARSVLRHGHGVLAAWCYTEPRIDAAVDAVFWRLYHGSENYWAPNRRMVDDEYRSADFPFDPVEGETHTGPFQFSTHRRMDLDDYLMYITSWSAYQTAKDNGVELLDEDTVQEFAAAWGGDGKEVKTVTYPIFLRIGKVR